In Populus nigra chromosome 10, ddPopNigr1.1, whole genome shotgun sequence, the following proteins share a genomic window:
- the LOC133705390 gene encoding protein-tyrosine-phosphatase MKP1-like, with protein MVGKEDASNNPLAPCQLPSAGGSRKVFWRSASWSSSRTALQHPGTEEKDCVIDPNGNPAGNNSGNGQNRRYPAPLTPRSQQNCKARSCLPPLSIARRSLDEWPKAGSDDSGEWPQPPTPSGNKSGERLKLDLSSIQRTPDRNGGLVKKDRIAFFDKECSKVAEHVYLGGDAVARDREILKQNGITHVLNCVGFVCPEYFKADFVYRTLWLQDSPSEDITSILYDVFDYFEDVREHGGRVFVHCCQGVSRSTSLVIAYLMWREGQSFDDAFQYVKAARGIADPNMGFACQLLQCQKRVHAFPLSPSSLLRMYRIAPHSPYDPLHLVPRMLNDPSPSALDSRGAFIVHIPSSIYVWIGKNCEAIMERDARGAVCQIVRYERAQGPIIVVKEGEEPARFWDAFSYYLPLMDKSANGGDRGGSRAKICPGERKVDTYNVDFEIFQKAIKGGFVPPFASSENELETHLPARESSWSVLRRKFVPADMKEFVSAPKILLSRVYSDSMMIVHSSSPSSSSLSSSSSSSPLYLSPDSISSDSSTNSKYFSESSLDSPSATSCSLPVSSTLSNLSNLSLTSKSSSQPLSSIYGVDMSQQHFPAASSPSKKSSLSLAERRGSLSKSLKLPMVTDNMRVNNKPPSSLASQEQGAKINEKTFSWCNSDSIDIVLESKDDVKGGRHSIQQCKSNISLVRVASPDLYHKEASTVNNFDELGKNCPVGESSGCYVSNGMEESVEESCKVMQPLVCRWPSLERIAALGTSDLDSKTAFAILVPTRGVGRDETRILYFWVGKSFSDEKNMIQLDNNRLLADSEHIYWSQAGYHVLTQMGLPKDLTIKVVNEDEEPAEFLALLSAL; from the exons ATGGTGGGCAAAGAAGATGCCTCTAATAATCCTCTGGCTCCGTGCCAGCTTCCTTCTGCCGGCGGGTCTCGCAAAGTCTTCTGGCGTTCTGCGTCCTGGTCCTCTTCTAGGACTGCTCTACAGCACCCTGGAACAGAAGAGAAAGATTGCGTTATAGATCCGAATGGGAATCCTGCCGGTAATAATAGTGGTAATGGGCAAAACAGGAGGTATCCTGCTCCTTTAACTCCGCGGTCTCAACAGAATTGTAAAGCACGGTCGTGCTTGCCACCTTTGTCGATTGCTCGGAGAAGTCTAGACGAGTGGCCAAAAGCAGGTTCTGATGATTCAGGAGAGTGGCCGCAGCCTCCTACTCCGAGTGGGAACAAGAGCGGTGAAAGGTTGAAACTTGATTTATCTTCGATTCAAAGGACCCCTGATAGGAACGGTGGGTTGGTGAAGAAGGATAGGATTGCTTTCTTTGATAAGGAATGCTCTAAAGTTGCTGAACACGTGTATCTAGGTGGGGATGCTGTTGCTAGAGATAGGGAGATTTTGAAGCAGAATGGGATTACCCATGTGTTAAATTGTGTGGGTTTTGTTTGTCCGGAGTATTTCAAGGCAGATTTTGTGTATAGGACTTTGTGGTTGCAGGATAGTCCATCAGAGGATATAACGAGTATTCTATATGATGTTTTCGATTATTTTGAAGATGTTAGGGAACATGGCGGGAGGGTTTTTGTTCATTGCTGCCAAGGGGTTTCACGGTCCACTTCATTGGTGATAGCATATCTCATGTGGAGAGAGGGCCAGAGTTTTGATGACGCGTTTCAGTATGTGAAGGCAGCAAGAGGGATTGCAGATCCCAACATGGGTTTTGCCTGCCAGTTATTACAGTGCCAAAAGAGGGTTCATGCCTTCCCTCTTAGCCCTAGTTCATTGTTGAGGATGTATAGAATTGCCCCACACTCACCCTATGACCCTTTGCATCTTGTCCCAAGGATGCTGAATGACCCTTCGCCATCTGCTCTGGATTCTAGAGGTGCCTTTATTGTTCACATACCTTCTTCAATTTATGTCTGGATCGGTAAAAATTGTGAGGCCATTATGGAAAGGGATGCGAGAGGGGCAGTTTGCCAGATTGTTCGGTATGAAAGAGCTCAAGGACCAATAATAGTGGTTAAAGAAGGCGAAGAACCAGCTCGCTTTTGGGATGCTTTCTCTTATTATTTACCTTTGATGGATAAATCTGCTAATGGAGGAGATCGCGGGGGATCCAGAGCTAAGATTTGCCCTGGTGAGAGGAAAGTAGATACATATAATGTTGATTTTGAGATTTTCCAAAAAGCTATCAAGGGGGGTTTTGTGCCTCCATTTGCATCATCAGAGAATGAACTTGAAACCCATCTTCCTGCTAGAGAAAGCAGTTGGAGTGTGTTAAGGCGGAAGTTTGTCCCGGCTGATATGAAAGAGTTTGTCTCAGCACCGAAGATATTGCTTTCCAGGGTCTACTCAGACTCTATGATGATAGTGCACTCATCATCACCCTCTTCATCTTCGCTGTCATCATCTTCCTCCTCTTCgcctctctatctctctccaGATTCTATCTCTTCTGATTCTAGCACTAACTCAAAGTACTTTTCAGAATCCTCGCTAGATTCTCCTTCAGCAACTTCATGTTCTCTTCCAGTATCTTCAACCTTGTCTAATTTATCTAACTTGTCTCTCACATCTAAATCTTCTTCCCAACCATTATCAAGTATTTATGGTGTCGATATGTCCCAGCAACATTTTCCGGCAGCTTCCTCACCATCCAAAAAATCTTCACTTTCACTTGCCGAGCGCAGAGGTAGCTTGTCAAAGTCTTTGAAGCTGCCGATGGTGACTGATAATATGAGGGTGAACAATAAACCTCCAAGTTCTCTTGCCAGCCAGGAACAGGGTGCTAAGATAAACGAGAAAACTTTCTCTTGGTGCAATTCAGATAGTATAGACATTGTTTTAGAGTCCAAGGATGATGTTAAAGGAGGTAGACATTCAATTCAACAGTGCAAGTCAAATATTTCTCTGGTCAGAGTAGCTAGTCCTGACTTATATCACAAGGAAGCCTCCACtgtaaataattttgatgaacTGGGTAAAAATTGCCCTGTGGGAGAAAGCTCGGGGTGTTATGTGTCAAATGGGATGGAGGAAAGTGTTGAAGAAAGTTGTAAAGTAATGCAACCTTTGGTATGCCGCTGGCCCAGTCTAGAAAGGATTGCAGCATTGGGTACCAGTGATTTAGATTCTAAAACCGCCTTTGCCATTTTAGTGCCAACCAGAGGTGTAGGCAGAGATGAGACTAGGATTCTCTACTTTTGGGTAGGAAAATCATTTTCCGATGAGAAAAACATGATTCAGTTAGATAACAACAGACTATTAGCAGATTCTGAACATATTTACTGGAGTCAAGCTGGTTATCATGTTCTAACTCAAATGGGTCTTCCGAAGGACCTTACCATTAAG GTGGTCAATGAAGATGAAGAACCAGCAGAATTTCTTGCATTGTTAAGTGCATTGTAG